tatatatatatattaaacatttgtttctaaatttattcttaaaaaatcatttacaatatttaaaaatagaaaaatttaaGTGTGTTTTAAGAAAGTAAgtgtgttgtttcttcttttattcttaaaaaatgatttacaatatttaaaaatagaaaattttaattgtgttttaaacGTGTGGGGATTTATTTCATGAACTGCATTTGATTGAATTAAATTtgatttacaattttaatttttatatttgaattacCAAAAAAACTAGATCACAAAATTATGATTATAAATGGAATTTcaacttaattaattttatcaGTATATTATTCATATAGATATACTGTATAATTTTTTgagtaaattttaaaatttatatattaaattaacgAACAACTAAAATATTCGAGTTTAATAtgaagcttttataaaaaaataaaataaaaaactaaaacattCGCAATAAACTACGTATCGATAAAACTATAATGCTACGAAAATAGaattagcttttttttttttaatttcagttctaattataaaaacatatttttagatTCAGAATAATCTATGTTTTCcgctttaaatattaaattttttagtaaagaatttttttgaaaaaacacTGACATGCCTTATGTTGTATAGAAATGGTATTCGTATTTTTTCGaaagtatatttattttaagcataataaaaacagaaaaaaagtaTAGTGAAAAAAAGAATAAGATATAACCATAGATGCCATTATAAAAGAAATGATAGATATAAAGAAACTTTTTTGAAGGATTAGTAAATGAATAAAATGCATAGaacatttattaaaatttgtttataaaattgtCTGAATATATTTTTCCTTTCCCCGTGTCACACATAAATTTTATGTTGACGTTAAATTAAATGATAATGGATAGATgataatataagaataaatataatgaatagtataaataatatgttgaaattttgttaagttgttatttttattatagattacatatatgatttattttatgcaatatacttttacatttttaaatatttgtatataaagtggtttttattgttattaataaaataccAAAACTGCTTTTGACTAATACAAATTCATAACATGGTAgcataattttcttaataagaAATATTAAGTACATCTTATCAAACTCCATAAATAGTTAATGTACATTCACTTACTTtcttttagaaataaatatactaATAAGTTAaaccataaatattttatacacgttaaatatattttaagataattttaattataacttaATGCCTCTTGTCTAAAAAAACATGCAAACTCTTGtatgaaatttataattaaatttttttatttgagagtGACAACTCGTTTCAATTAAGTAtaacctttttattttattttaactttaccATTTGGTGAAGAGAAGCAATAATTGATATTATTATACTAGACTAAAACAACTCTTAATCCTTTATTCTAttgttatgatttttattttatttttaaccttAAATTTGAGTAAATTTTTATGTCTTCCTTGTTTGAAAAGTATATAgttagtattttattttctaatactGTTTTAAATTGCCAATAAActaacaaaatcaaaataaccCAATTTTAAGTGTCAGAGAACTAAAACATACTTTATAAACTTTTACTAAAACTTCCTCCATTATGacttttttcaattaaaaaatatgattttaatcaaattttaattttacttttctaACCCATAGGCTaagatgataataataattaattacaattaataatattatttaatattaaaactcaattatatattttaattgtcaatttaatgttatattttgtcatttcattatgattatttttcatattttattattaaagacagtttttacatattttattgttatattttaaatttttaccaTGTTATCtctatattaaatatttaatatcatgATAACATATTACTAAAACAATAAACAACTTCAAAATGATGATGTTTGgtaaaaaaatgtaagaaaattacatCTTAAAACATTCTTTGATCAAcgtataataattaataatataaaaataaatatttaacattcaacatataaagtaaaatattttagaaataaaattgataaaataaaaaaccacAGTATAAAGTATTGTGCTTAAGAGAAAGATTTAGATTTTGTCTTCAGTGATTTCCCTCTTTCTTCCCCGACCGTTGTGCTGTTTCGTGCTCTATTGTAACTCCAACTTGAATTCAAATTCTGGTAGCCATGCCCGCTCTCAGGAAGCAAACCCTAACGGCGGAATCCGACGCCGTGGCCAACGACGTCGTGTCTCACCAACCTAAGATCTCCGATTACGAGCTCTCCAGAGAGCAGAGAATCCGCGAAAACCGTGAGAGAATGGGAAAGTTGGGCATCTTCGACATTTCCCTCAGCCTCAAGAACAACAAATCCCACCGAGCTGCATCTAGATCCTATTCCTCCCGCAAACCCAAAACCCCACCTTCTCTCAAGCCTTCCGCCCCCATTCGCCGCTCTTCCAGGTTCTAATCCCAACCATCTAGCATGCAATgcataattttgtttatttttcccTTAATTTTGAAACTTCTTTCCAGATTGCAGAATGTGACTCCTGTTAGTTACACTGAAGTTCCTGTCAAGAAAGCTGAGTTTGCGGAACGTAGAAGGGTGGTGATAGAAGAAGGTGCCAAGCCTGAGGTGTACACTGATGAACACCTGAAGCTCTTGGGGAACACCCAGAAACCCTGGACGCTCTTCGTTGATGGTTGTGGAAAAGATGGAAAGCGAATCTATGACTCCGTCCGTGGCAAAACTTGCCATCAGTGCAGGTTGGTTAAGTCACTAAATTAAATTGCTACTCTACTGTGTGAAGTCAATATTAAGTGGAGTGCTACCATCACATCCTCTAAGGAAGATATCACGCTCTTTATTGTTAGTTTGCATTTTTTAGAAATCACAATATCACTACAATGGTGTTCCAGAGTAAATTGGTAGTCGCATTGTATTCAAAGGAAGATATCTGCGGCTTTTACAGAagtaaaaaaaagagagagtaTATCGGTAGCATTTTTAGTTGTTCTTGAGTTGTTGGTTAAGAGGTGTACTGGCTGTCTGCCATGAATTTGTGTTTAGTATTTGTTTAAATGTTTGAATACTACTTTCCAGACATGCTTTTCAATTGCGGGTAACATGATGCTGATTTTTGCCTTAAAATAAAACACCACTATTTTTATTGTGCACTTGTGTATGATAGTGGTGGCACTTGGAACAGTAAGAGTGTGTTGTTTACTTACTGTATTTTTTCCAAACATAATCGAGTTTGAAAGACTTTTTTGATAGACTTTgccttttctctttttgtatGATCTTTCTTTGCTAATAACTATTTTTGCCATGTTCTCATTTATgagataaatttaattttagggTCTAGTggtcttcattttttttttctccatgaACTTTCTCATTggattaaaatattgttttgtaGGCAAAAAACACTTGGTTATCGGACATGTTGTAGCCAATGTAACATGGTCCAGGGGCAGTTTTGTGGAGATTGCTTGTATATGAGGTATGCCTTCTAACCTGAGTTTGTTTCCTCTAACATGGTGAGAGATGCCACAGTCTCTATCTACATTGTGCTGATTTGGTAGGATATTTATAGACAAATAAGGATAATGTTGAATGATTGATGCTGTAATATTGTATTGTAACCGATATCTTTTGCGTGATTTCTTATTAGTTAATAATGGGGTAAAATCTTTTATGACAGTGCACTGCATGCTTAATCTCTCATAATAAAGACTGAAGTTAGGTTAGATTTGGTTACAAACACAGGGTTTTCTTCTCTTAAACAGGGAGCAGATTCCCTAACATTCACAACACTAGGGTGCAGTTAGAGAGTTTTCATCCAATGGATGGATTCACTCAGGATTTTGACATGTGTcctattttttctctttcatcATTTATCTATTGAGTATCACTTTCTATTAAatccttcattttttttaatctttgcCCAAGTTTTTACCATTTTCCAGGGATTATAGTCTGGAATATCCCGGAAGTCTCCTTTCATGTATCCAATTATATCTCTGATCTGATATCAATTACATCATAGCATTCTgttcataaattaaaaacaactttattttaattcaagaaATTTCTGTGTAGACAATTTAGTGGAATTGTTGATAACAGTTTGTGATTTACGTATATATTATTGGAGATTGAATCTTGGTCAATCTAATTTAACAGAGAAAATGGCACAAGTAGTAAAACACTCATTTAGTTTTGTAGTCTAGTTGTTGATAACTAGTTGAGATTTTTCTATATGACCTTGGAGATTGAATCTTGGTAAATCTATGTAACTGTGGATAAAATGGCACAAGTAGAAAAGCACTACCGAAGAGCTTTTCTCAAGGATATCTGAATGTGGGCAGCTGCCGGAGTACATGGTGCTTTAAGCTGGTCTCTACCTTTTACCTCTGCACTGCAAGAGTTTTGCCCACTACAAACCTCAAACTACAGAACTTCCTCTTTGACGGAGTTGGCAACCTAATTCCCTTTACAAGTCTGTAACCACAACTCATATATCATTTATAACTGTTACTTATAACCAGTAACTTCCTATTCCAAAATTAGTATGTGACTGCCCGGTAACTTTGTAATATAGAATTAAATAACTGTCTAAATCAGGTGTTGGCCTATCGTTGCCCGATTTATATTATCTTCAAGATAGAGATTTGGGCTTCAGATGTTTGCGGTTGATCACTTTGTTAATTAAGCTACTGTCATAATCATTTGACAAATAATtgataaattgtttttattgaaaCATATAACTGGAGTTATGATATATCTACCAATGATTCAAGGTATTATCAAAGGCTAATCTTAAATGTGCATACATCCATACACAGTTGAAACTTTCAGGATTGATGCTACATGACTGCCCAGAATCATATCCAGGAAATTCTTCGATTATGCTTTGAATATTCTGTCTGGAATCTTTTATCCTTAAATATTCAGTAAATTATTATACTTCATATTTAAGAAACCATTCCTGGTAACCCGTTGTTATTTCTTGAAATTTATGGTTTCTCCTGATGCTCTGACCCCATTCCTTCTTTTTCATTATTCTTTTGTAGATATGGGGAGCATGTACTCGAAGCCTTACAGAATCCAACTTGGCTATGCCCTGTTTGTCGTGGAATTTGCAACTGTAGCTTATGCCGTCAAGCAAAAGGATGGGCCCCAACTGGCCCTTTATATAAAAAGGTTACTTCTAATTCTTGACCTAAATTTATATTACCATAAAGTTCTTTCTCCGGAGATTGAAATTGAAGCTAACCTCAAATTTCTCCCTATTTTAGATATCGGCATTGGAATACAAATCAGTTGCACACTACCTTAttcaaacccgtcgagcagaaATTGACTTGGAGAAAAATTCAGATGCTTCCAATCCAGTTTCAGTAAAAAGATCACTACCCTTCTCTGAGGTCAATGAGAATAATTTGGGATCATTGAAGCCTCTAGCTGAAACTGAAGGTGTTGGTGCTGAGGTTTCTACAAAGAGACTGCTTTTCTCTAATGAGCAAGATCAGCTTGAAAAAATTGAGTGTTTGCATACTCCGAAACCTCTCCAGCTTGAAAAAAAGGAGTGTTCAGATACCATGAAGCCACTCGCTTCTTCCTCCAAACCCAGCTCGGACAGCATTGCCGGAAGACTTAGGTCCAGGTTCAAAAAATCATGaagattttctttttctttttctacctGTAACCTGGGATATATGTGCTTTCCAGTAGAAAgcattaatattaaaatagcTGGAGTTGGTAATTGGGATGGAAACCTTTTTTGTTGTTCTGGGATATATGTGCTTTCCAGTAGAAAgcattaatattaaaatagcTGGAGTTGGTAATTGGGATGAAAaccttttttgttgttgtaacaCAGCGCAGATACATTACTGTAGTTTGAATTTATAACATGGTAGTTGAATGTTTTCAAATACCTCTTATGCCATAGTACACAAGTACTCTTTTATCATGGTATTTAAATTCCAAATACCTCTTATAATTTGAATTTCTTAGTTTTCTGTTTGTTGAGTTGCCTGAAAACAGATGTAGAAGATAATCCGTGTGAATGCCATTCGCTTCCTTTACTGAtctaaaagataatttttatttaaatcataTTGTCACCAGTTTACGTCAAAAAGATAGTTTATAAACTGATagtattttattgtttttatgaaGTATTTTTTTCTGTTTCGTTTTTAGTGTCATTTAAGATTCTTTTCGTAAAAGAGGaactaatattttctttttgaacTTTTGAAAATGACatttgaataagaacaaaaTCTTTGAAAGATAAAGTTACTAGATAAGGTTGCTTAAGAAGACAGGAAATGTTAAATATTGTAAACATGcatttgttttattaataaGTAATGATTTATTTCAAAAGTCATTAACAATAAATGTAAATTTAATACAATgataatattacttttaaaattgaaaaatagcAACTTAAGTTATTATGTTATAAATGCGTATTTTAAGGATTAAGGAGAGAAGGAAGTATAATTACTAAATTATCTTACCTTCTAGAGACCACTTGGcttcttttaaaaaatggtGGAAACACTGAATATTCTAATATTACTTTCTTCAGTGAGGCCTACGCCTAGTGCCTATCTTCTCAAATGAGAGAATAAAGACaagataattaatatttcaaagaaaaaaaaagtggaaaaaaataaaatggaatCGATGAATACTTAAGCCAGAAGTATGCAGTAAAATGTTTATTCATATTCTGTAAAATATGCGGAACAAACTATAGTGTTTCTCACCAAATTGCTTTGAATCAGTTAGACGATTTGAACATTTCAAGACGCAGGGTCAATTTTGCTGGGAGGATCTTATCAGAAGTTTAGTGCTTGCATACTTTTAGAGTATATCATTACCAATTgaataacaaaaaaatcaattgaAACAAATTGTGTCATGAATTTTATAAATGGCAAATTTAAGAGCAACAAGTTATTGTGAAAAATTCCAGTACTGCAACTAAGCAGACTTCTGGAATTATTTGTTGAAGTCTAATCAGTGAAGCAGACTTTACATTAATCATGGACAAATAGTAAAAGTTTGAAACATTTGATTTCACGAACCTGATTCATCTAAGTCAAAAAGACAAATGGGGTGCACTGTTTTGCTAAGCTAAGCACAAGGAAAAAGGACATAAAACAAATTTGGGGTAGCCTACTCAACACGGTCATTGTCATGGTCATGGATGTTTAGCAGCTCCAAACACTATGCAAAGATCTGCGCTGTGCCTCAAGCAGCAGGAGCATGGCCTATTGTTGGTCATTTGCACCTCTTCCGGGTTCATCAACTTACACACAAGACACTTGGGACGATGGCTGAGAAACTATGGACCAATTTTCACAATAAAACTTGGTTCATACAAAGTTCTGGTGTTGAGTAGCTGGGAGATGGCCAAAGAGTGTTCTATGATAAAGCATTCTCCACACCTTCAACTCGGCAATGTTTGGCTCCGCTCCTCATGGACCCTATTGGCGTGAGATGAGAAAATTTGCCACTATTGAGCTTCTCTCTAACCAAAGGCTTCGATTGCTCAAGGATACAAGAACATCTGAGTTAGAGGCTGCAGCAAGGGAGGGGTTTTGGTGGACATGAAGCGGTGGTTTGGGGATTTGACGCATAATATTATTCTGAGAATGGTGGGCGGGAAGCCATATTATGGGGCTAGTAGTGATGATTGTGCTGAAGGTGAAAGAGGAAGATGTAAGAAAGCTTACTGGTGCAAAGAAAACACATACAACGACTTTCTAGGCCGGTCAAACGAGAATCACGATAAATAAAAacgtttatatttttataaatatttgatacatATTACACCAGTTGAAGGTTCAACCAGAATAATATACTAGTCTAGGACttaaatttttctaattttttttttaacacgATATATTACACCAGTTAATCTATCCAATTAGGGTAATATATCACACTctcacttaaatttttttaaatgtcttTTTTAGTGGAGGATGGTGCTAGAGGGACTTTATGAGTTTGTTTGGGGTGTTTGTCTTATCCGATGCAACTCCATTTCTGGGTTGGCTGGATAACAATGGATACAAAAAGGCTATGAAGAAAACAACAAGTGAAATAGACACTTTGGTTGAAGGGTGGCTGGGGAAAcacaaaagaaagagagaacTGAGTACAGATGGAAAGGAAGAACAGGGTGTCATGGGTGTTATGCAGAATGTTCTGCATGATCTTAAGGTTTCTGGTTATGATGCAGACACGATCATCAAGACTACTTGCCTGGTAAGTGTgtccatatttttatatataataaattcaaaaGGAACTAATTCAATACAAATCCATGACATATAGATAACATGACAGAGAACATTGGACTCACAAATTTAAAAGCCACCCCACTTGAAGTTCTTCTAATTCCACGTTTAGATACAAGTTTTACGAGGATTAGATTTTATTATGCTACTTTTCTCTAAATAAGGGCAAGAAGCCTCAACTCGAGGCTAATAAGAAGTTAAACGAAGCTACTATCTGTTGTTATAATAATTCTGCACTTGTGGTTCACATTCCTCAAGTTTTCCTTTTATATGTCATCCACAAACAGGATTATGCCAGAGAACCTAGTTTATAGCAGAAGCTTGATTGTATCGTCTATCTACTCTTGGCATTCGCAGTAAAGTTGTAATTGCAGGTTGAGTATATATGCTAACATCAGAGTACTAAAGATTTTCGATACAGATATagatattttcattcttacctTTCATTCTTTTCATACTTAACCTAAAGGTGGTACATGCATGCAACTGGGTCTCTAGATCTGTCCATAACTCCACGTTTAAAGGAACTCATGGATAAtagattttattcttttaaatctgtataataataaaaaagataagtaaAGGGTGATGATTAATTACATTTGCCTGTTAAAAAACATGATCCTATATTATTAGAACCACTAGTTGAATCAATGCTGATGCAAACATTGACTAAATGGTCCCTTCAAATCAGATTCGTGTATCATTTGCGAGCTTGAATTAAATCAGTAGCATGCATTTCATCCAATTCACATCCAGCAACT
The sequence above is a segment of the Phaseolus vulgaris cultivar G19833 chromosome 2, P. vulgaris v2.0, whole genome shotgun sequence genome. Coding sequences within it:
- the LOC137810151 gene encoding uncharacterized protein, with product MPALRKQTLTAESDAVANDVVSHQPKISDYELSREQRIRENRERMGKLGIFDISLSLKNNKSHRAASRSYSSRKPKTPPSLKPSAPIRRSSRLQNVTPVSYTEVPVKKAEFAERRRVVIEEGAKPEVYTDEHLKLLGNTQKPWTLFVDGCGKDGKRIYDSVRGKTCHQCRQKTLGYRTCCSQCNMVQGQFCGDCLYMRYGEHVLEALQNPTWLCPVCRGICNCSLCRQAKGWAPTGPLYKKISALEYKSVAHYLIQTRRAEIDLEKNSDASNPVSVKRSLPFSEVNENNLGSLKPLAETEGVGAEVSTKRLLFSNEQDQLEKIECLHTPKPLQLEKKECSDTMKPLASSSKPSSDSIAGRLRSRFKKS